A part of Aegilops tauschii subsp. strangulata cultivar AL8/78 chromosome 2, Aet v6.0, whole genome shotgun sequence genomic DNA contains:
- the LOC109758187 gene encoding uncharacterized protein: MEVEKKSKDELHLKIKSKDKSSVNEEDEKKEIEIEIDAKVVEKEEVSSDGSKSAGKVKETKKDKEKEGKNKSEKHVDEHEDDQKTSKKDKKEKDEKKKEDGEGSEKDKAKKGKDKKSESKEKDKNSAKETGPDADDSSPKNKKKDKDKAKKKDESDEKQEKDKDKEEHENKKKHVEVDQTREIKLQDNESAKKGTDASEEKKDGTDKAKDKRKRDSAKKQDEHKEIGDKDEQGNKKDTEKKDKKKDKTDKKGGGKKKDGDDEKEEGKKDKEAKEKKKDKTGKEETKKKKKDGEEEGMKKDKEKKKDKGGKEKTNDPAKLKKKLEKIDAKLQDLHAEKEDILRQLKELEEGMTTEEKKPVQIVEASGKAKSKEDDLVTAP, encoded by the coding sequence ATGGAGGTAGAGAAGAAGTCAAAGGATGAATTACATCTCAAGATTAAGAGTAAGGACAAGTCCTCGGTGAATGAGGAGGACGAGAAGAAGGAGATCGAGATAGAAATTGACGCCAAGGTTGTGGAGAAGGAAGAGGTGTCCAGTGATGGTTCAAAGTCTGCAGGCAAAGTCAAGGAAActaaaaaagacaaagaaaaggAAGGGAAAAACAAGTCAGAGAAGCATGTAGATGAACATGAAGACGATCAGAAGACAAGTAAGAAGGATAAAAAGGAGAAGGatgagaaaaagaaagaagatgGCGAAGGCTCAGAAAAGGACAAGGCCAAGAAAGGGAAAGATAAGAAGAGCGAGAGCAAAGAGAAGGATAAAAATAGCGCCAAGGAGACTGGACCTGATGCAGATGACAGTAGCCCCAAGAACAAAAAGAAGGATAAGGACAAGGCAAAGAAGAAGGATGAAAGCGATGAAAAACAAGAGAAAGACAAAGACAAGGAGGAacatgagaacaagaagaagcaTGTAGAAGTGGATCAGACAAGAGAAATCAAGCTACAAGATAATGAGTCGGCGAAGAAAGGAACTGATGCTTCTGaagagaagaaggatggcacggacaaAGCAAAGGATAAAAGAAAGAGAGACAGTGCGAAGAAGCAAGATGAACATAAGGAAATCGGTGACAAGGACGAACAAGGTAACAAGAAAGATACagagaagaaggacaagaagaaagATAAGACCGACAAGAAGGGGGGAGGCAAGAAGAAGGATGGCGATGATGAGAAGGAAGAAGGTAAGAAGGACAAAGAAgcgaaggagaagaagaaagataAGACCGGCAAGGAAGAAactaagaagaaaaagaaggatggGGAGGAAGAAGGTATGAAGAAAGacaaagagaagaagaaagacaaGGGCGGCAAGGAGAAGACCAACGATCCGGCAAAGCTTAAGAAGAAGCTGGAGAAGATCGACGCGAAGTTACAAGACCTACATGCTGAAAAGGAAGACATCCTAAGGCAGCTGAAGGAGCTCGAAGAGGGAATGACCACTGAAGAGAAGAAGCCTGTACAGATAGTGGAAGCGAGTGGCAAGGCCAAGTCCAAGGAAGATGATCTTGTTACTGCACCCTGA